In the Populus trichocarpa isolate Nisqually-1 chromosome 1, P.trichocarpa_v4.1, whole genome shotgun sequence genome, one interval contains:
- the LOC7465142 gene encoding phenylacetaldehyde reductase encodes MSTGAGKIVCVTGASGYIASWIVKLLLSRGYTVKASVRDPNDPKKTQHLRALRGAQERLELVKANLLEEGSFDSIVEGCEGVFHTASPFYHDVKDPQAELLDPAVKGTLNVLGSCARHPSIKRVVLTSSMAAVAYNRKPRTPDVVVDETWFSDPELCRESKLWYVLSKTLAEDAAWKFAKEKGMDMVAINPSMVIGPLLQPTLNTSAAAILSLIKGAQTFSNASFGWINVKDVANAHIQAFELSSASGRYCLVERVAHHSEVVKILRELYPDLQLPEKCADDKPYVPIYQVSKEKAKSLGIEFIPLEASIKETVESLKEKGFVSF; translated from the exons ATGAGCACTGGAGCCGGAAAGATCGTGTGCGTGACTGGAGCCTCGGGTTATATAGCTTCATGGATAGTCAAGCTCCTCCTCTCACGTGGTTACACTGTCAAGGCCTCTGTTCGTGACCCAA ATGATCCCAAAAAGACACAGCACTTGCGTGCACTCAGAGGAGCTCAGGAGAGACTTGAGCTGGTCAAAGCAAATTTATTGGAAGAAGGTTCCTTTGATTCTATTGTTGAAGGGTGTGAAGGTGTTTTCCACACTGCATCTCCTTTTTATCATGATGTCAAGGACCCACAG GCAGAGTTGCTTGATCCTGCAGTGAAAGGAACACTCAATGTCCTTGGCTCATGTGCAAGACACCCATCAATCAAACGAGTTGTTTTAACATCTTCTATGGCTGCAGTTGCTTACAATAGGAAACCTCGGACTCCAGATGTAGTAGTGGATGAAACTTGGTTTTCGGATCCGGAACTGTGTAGAGAATCTAAG CTTTGGTACGTGCTTTCAAAGACATTGGCTGAGGATGCTGCATGGAaatttgcaaaagaaaagggTATGGACATGGTTGCAATAAATCCATCAATGGTTATTGGTCCTCTCTTGCAGCCAACACTTAATACAAGTGCTGCAGCAATTTTAAGCCTAATAAAAG GAGCACAAACTTTCTCCAATGCATCTTTTGGATGGATAAATGTTAAAGATGTTGCCAATGCACACATACAAGCATTTGAGCTGTCATCAGCTAGTGGGAGATATTGTTTGGTTGAGAGAGTGGCACACCACTCAGAAGTAGTGAAGATTCTGCGAGAGCTTTATCCTGATCTCCAACTCCCGGAAAA GTGCGCCGATGATAAGCCATATGTGCCAATCTATCAGGTTTCCAAGGAAAAAGCCAAAAGCTTGGGTATTGAATTCATTCCTTTGGAAGCTAGCATCAAGGAAACCGTGGAAAGCTTGAAGGAGAAAGGATTCGTCAGTTTTTGA
- the LOC18095070 gene encoding NAC domain-containing protein 21/22 — translation MSSSGEENCSQSRTMQFLEEPKPHEQPSVSTPSTSNVPSNPPASPSQPLIASNPSPPQALMASNSSPPPVPQPPTMNPPFQALSTPTPRPPPPQRFANYEDSDRYFNSFPPGYRFRPHDHELVLHYLDKKVKGLPLPMNRIINADLYQFDPEDLAAQYSHHGEKEWYFFTPRNRKYKNGTRPNRAAGGGYWKATGADKGITYEKRVIEAGKKITYQKTLVGHRKALVYYAGKPPKGDKTNWIMHEFRLDDSPLHVRNNRDDMRLDDCVLCRIYKKREKSTTNASTNVRNRQSNEENPLLTIDDDDEDYINDHDYDPNHLSAIEASFAGEIYGMVTNSLENSFPILDELSQQQTGTSIFPDANNFFMFQDSQIPGLEETFGTPAPMDSVNPEDWSSEQMGLQDEFLNPTYSSPFNIPDHFFNLYSIMPTNLPMNPSPHVNICPMNTAPIRSLPPMNTAPSTGDLPPINTDPLAAPFPPANSQPTSEIMNAAPNHPGQPPQHR, via the exons ATGTCGTCGTCCGGAGAAGAAAATTGTTCGCAGAGTCGTACAATGCAGTTTCTTGAGGAACCAAAGCCACATGAGCAGCCTTCTGTTTCCACTCCATCGACATCAAACGTCCCTTCAAACCCTCCTGCATCACCATCGCAACCCCTGATTGCTTCAAACCCATCACCACCCCAAGCCCTGATGGCTTCTAACTCATCACCACCACCAGTGCCGCAGCCACCTACCATGAATCCACCGTTTCAGGCACTTTCTACCCCCACTCCacgaccaccaccaccacaaagATTTGCTAATTATGAAGATAGCGATAGGTATTTCAATAGTTTCCCACCTGGATATAGATTTCGCCCTCATGATCATGAGCTGGTGTTGCATTACTTGGACAAGAAAGTCAAGGGTCTGCCATTGCCTATGAACAGGATTATTAATGCTGATCTCTATCAATTCGATCCCGAGGATCTTGCAG CTCAATATAGTCATCATGGAGAAAAAGAATGGTACTTTTTCACACCGAGGAACAGAAAGTATAAAAACGGAACTAGACCGAATCGAGCGGCAGGTGGTGGATATTGGAAAGCCACTGGAGCTGATAAGGGAATCACGTATGAAAAACGTGTTATTGAAGctggtaaaaaaatcacatacCAGAAAACGCTTGTTGGACACAGGAAGGCGCTCGTTTATTATGCCGGAAAGCCTCCAAAGGGTGACAAAACCAACTGGATAATGCATGAGTTTAGATTGGATGATTCCCCGCTTCATGTCAGAAATAATAGAGACGACATGAGG CTGGATGACTGCGTTCTGTGCAGGATTTACAAGAAACGTGAGAAGAGTACTACTAATGCTAGTACCAATGTCAGAAATCGGCAAAGTAATGAGGAAAATCCTTTATTGACAatcgatgatgatgatgaagattaCATAAACGATCATGATTATGATCCAAATCATCTCTCTGCTATAGAGGCTAGCTTTGCCGGGGAGATTTACGGCATGGTTACTAATTCTTTAGAGAATTCATTCCCGATACTTGATGAGTTAAGCCAACAACAGACTGGTACAAGCATATTCCCAGATGCTAATAACTTCTTTATGTTTCAAGATTCACAGATCCCTGGTTTGGAGGAGACATTTGGAACTCCTGCCCCAATGGACTCCGTTAATCCTGAAGACTGGTCATCCGAGCAAATGGGACTCCAAGATGAATTTCTGAATCCTACATACTCTTCTCCTTTTAATATCCCTGACCATTTTTTTAACCTCTATTCTATCATGCCAACTAATCTTCCAATGAATCCTTCTCCTCATGTCAACATTTGTCCCATGAACACTGCTCCTATTCGCAGCCTTCCTCCCATGAATACTGCCCCTTCCACTGGCGACCTTCCTCCCATAAATACTGATCCACTTGCTGCTCCCTTTCCTCCCGCAAATAGTCAGCCAACCTCGGAGATAATGAATGCTGCTCCCAATCATCCTGGACAGCCACCTCAGCATCGATGA